TAATGGTGCAGAATAAAAGAGTGCACAGTTAACTTCGAGTCAGGATTTGGGTAATGCAGATTTTATCTTTTGTATTAACCCAACATCTCCATCACTTCTCTCCACTCACCCCTCTCGAACACACACTCGATGTCTTTGTGCGCCCTGTCACACTTCCCATACTATCCTTTTCTCCACgcttttttcccctcctccatccctgtctctcttctctccctctaGCTGTCTATGGAAGACACCACGTCAATTCTGCCAAAGCTCAAGAGGAACTCAAATGCCTATGGCATCGGGGCTCTGGCTAATGCTTCTCTGTCAggtgtgtcaggtgtgtgtctgtgctgtaaCTGGTAAACTGACCCCATGTTGGCTCGGCCCTCAGTGGGCGCTGGAGTCAACATGGTACCCGAAACGGGTTTCCCTGTATCACTTCCTCTCCACACTGTTATAACACTCGTCAATGGCTCCTCCTGAGTCATTGATGGAATGAATTcagcctgaaacacacacacacacacacacacacacacacacacacacacacacacacacacagtgcatcaCCATACAGCTTGTTGCTCTAAGAAAAGGTGAGTAGTGAGTGGGAAGTGTAGTTTTTTATGTTAAGTGGTTGTGAAACTGTGTTGTCCTGAACAAGTATTAGTATGAATGTTTTGAACCATGTAAAGTGCTGCGTGAAACAGTGTTCAGTGCAGTCCATTGCAGTGATTTTGGTTTAACCCAGCTTTTGTGTGGAGGGCAGTTTATTTGAGTGCAGTGAAATGTCTTACAGTACAGTCAAGTGCAGTGCAGCAGCTGCACTGTATGGTACAGATTTGTCCTGTAATTTATTCCTCTAATTTATTCATAAATCTCATCTCCATGCACCACCATCAGAGAGAATCAAACAACCAGGGATTTACAGTACGTGTCATCATGTGTTGGTCACATGAAATATGGAGCACAGCCATTATGCAGATATCAGCTGGTGTCAGCGTGGTAGCAGTACATTTATTTCTTCTTCAAAAGATTTCTGTTCTGCAGTGTTTGTATGAGTCCAGTTCTAAGACTGACAGTGAGGAGAAAGCGAGCAGGTTTCTGCTTACCCAGCGCAGCTTAGCAGAGGTGTGAAAGCTATCATGTCAACAAGCCAACATCTCGTTACTCATGCCACACAGCCACCTCACCCCAATTAGCTTATTCCATCCCATGATGCACCTTTGTCAGACAAGACACATCCattccctcctctccttcttgTAGCCCATACGGGCGACGGCTAAGTCTCATTAAACACATGAACGTCACCTCTGCAACTCTTCATCATTTAGCTATTCTCATAATCCATGTTCATAAACTACAGACATGTAAATAGTAGGATTGGACTGACAGTGTGTTTCTAAACTGGTTTATTTGCTTTGTTCAAGCTGccaatatactgtgtatataaaaaaaatatatatacagtatatatacaaagtatatatatatatacaaagtatgtatatatatacatatatatgtatacatatatatatacatacatacatacatacatatatatatatacatacatacatacatatatatatacacatacatactttgtatatatatatatattttttttttttttttgaattgaccatttctctttttcacatctCAGAGGTATTAGTTTATTCATATTCTTATCAtcgaaaaatatatataaaataggaCAAAACTATAATCATAAATATTATATACTTTAACCACTTCTGGTCAGCCTATATGGTAATTATTAATCATACAGTAAAGATGTAATTTAATGAACAGCATCATATTTGACGAGAACAACACTGACTGTCCAGTTATATCCTCCCACACCTGTTTAGTCTAACCCTACTGGATATCCATAGTTTCATAAGCCATCACAGCATCCATGACCAAACAACAATTACACACTTGATGATAACATGTCTATCTTATGtatgtctctctcctctttctttctgtttgtccatccatccaccacTTTATCTCCAAACAACAAACCCGCTGCTTTACTTCCTTCTCTATCTACCCACAAATGCTGTATCCCTCAATTCCTCTCATCACCCCTGCATCAACCTCTCATCTTTTACTTATATTTTCTTTCACTTCTTCACTTTcttttcactcactcactatccTCATCCTCCCTCCATCTGCTCCCTCCACTGTCTCATGTCTTCTCCACCACCAGGTGTGAGCCGCACTATGAAGGAGAGAGTGACCAAGCCCACAGCCATGGCCCAGGGTCGTGTTGCTCACATGATTGAATGGCAAAACTGGGGCATGAGTACGGTGGGTCCAGGAGGCATCCCCCTGCCCCGCATCACTACCCAGGAGCGGGAAAAGGAGCGGCGGCTGGAGAGCGACGCCTACAGTGACCTTAGTGACGGAGAGAAGGAGGCTCGTTTCACTGCAGGTtggaaacgcacacacacacacagacaaggcGGGCGCTCAATAGAGCCTGTTTACTGTCATCTTATGTGATCCTCACCTCACTTTGTGGGATTTATGCCAGTTATTCAGCCAATGAAATCTAATGCAGGTCCTCACAATGATCCTGGCTTGTCCTCAGGTATCCTACAGCAGTTTGCGATCTCAGAGGCTACACTCATGGCCTGGGGATCGATGGATGGAGATAGCCGGTCGGGCTCAAACCAGGGCAGTGTGGCTCATCTGAGCGAGATCAACCAGGAGAGCATCACCAGTCAAGGTAAAGCACTACAAAGAACTACAAATATGACTGCAGCTAAATTTTCAAAGTAGCCTGTGTTGCAGAgcaatctctgtgtgtgtaagataAATGGTATTTTATAAGAGATTAACAACATACTATAAGAAAAGTATCATACAGCAGTTGTGGAGGAAATATTAAGATCTGTTACTTAAGTAATTGTAAATGATATACTCCATCAAAAGTAATATTAAAgcagtattatcagcaaaatgtacttaaagttcAAAATACTCACCAtggagcagaaaaaaaacaacctgtcaGTCTAATTATACTATTATTGCTGCTAATATACTGTGCATGCAGGATTTTTTGTTGTAGCTGGTTGGGTAGTTGAATCCAGGCAGTATTAAACAGCTGTGTCAAATATGAGTGTTTGTGTAGGTGCAGAAAAGCAAATTGCAGTATAGCATGTGTCATGTTGCTCTGTAATGAGAACATACAGCccctgacaaaagtcttgtcgcttATCTAAGTTGTaggaacaacaaataataacttGACTTGTAGTTGATCAATCGGAATCAGAAATGGCATATATGAAAGACAAAGGCTTCTGGATTATGCTTATTATACCAAAATAAAGTCTTGTATCATTTATTGAGTTTTATCATTGAATTAGGACAGAAAGGTCAGATTTGGCTtggacaaaagtcttgtcgtgtctttaaatgattcaaccaatcacagattAGAGCTTCACCTGTGACAAATACTGTAATTAACACATTCCCGGGTGTGTATACAAAGAACTCCAGCACACCTTCATGCGAAGTGCAACCTGACCAAAGTGCTCATCAAGAGCCTGAAGACCAAGTCTGCTGCTGAGGTGGCAGACATCTTCAATGTATCCAAACGTCAAGTGGAAAGGATAAGAAAAAGATTTAAAGAAACTGGTGAAGTTCATGACAAGCCCAGGTCAGGCAGACCCCGTAAGACAACTGTTTGAGAGGACAGTTTGTGGCTCTGACAGTACAGGGCCAGCCCTTTTTCTGGGCTGGCCACCAGAAACCGCTGTATCTATAAGAACAGTTTGTTGAATTCTCTCACGCAGTGGTCTCCGTTGCCAAATTAGTGCTCATAAACTAGCATTAAACAGAAGACAACTAAAAAAATTGTGTTGCATTTGCAAAGGCCCACACCTTGGTGAAAGGATGGACAGTGGAAAAGTGGCAGAAGGTTGATTTTTCTGATGAATCATCCATTGAACTGCATCCCAATTGCCGCAAATACTGCAGAAGACCTGTTGGAACCTGCATGGACCCAAGATTCACCCAGAAAACAGTCAAGTTTGGTGGAGGAAAAATCATGGTTTGGGGTTACATCCAGTATGGGGGTGTGCGAGGGATCTGCAGAATAGATGGCAACATCAACAGCCTGAAGTATCAACAAATTCTTGCTGCCCATTACATTCCAAACCACAAGAGAGGGCAAATTCTTCAGCAGGATGGCTCTCCTTGTCATACTTCAGCCTCCACATCAAAATTCCTGAAAGCAAAGAAGGTCAAGGTGCTTCAGGATTGGCCAACCCAGTAAACAGACATGAACATTATGAGCATGTCTCGGATAAGATGAAGGAGAAGGCTTGGAAGATTAAACCAAAGAATCTTGATGAACTCTGGGAGTCCTGCAAGACTGCTTTCTTTGCTATTCCAGATGACTTCATCAATAAGTTATTTGAGTCATTGCCGAGACGTATGGATGTAGTCCTCCaagctcattttctttttcccaaGGCACCATGACTTTGCATATGCTCTGATGTTATTGTAGCATGTTTgtgtattcaaaataaaatataatttataccgtacattactgtattttttatgcgacaagacttttgtccaAGCCAAATCTGATATTTCTGTCCTAATTCAATTATAAAACTCAATGAATGatacaatactttattttggtATAATAAGCATAATCCAGAAGCCTTTGCCTTTCATATAAGCCATTTCTGATTCCAATTGATCAACTACAAGTCaagttattatttgttgttcctACAACTTAGATaagcgacaagacttttgtcaggcACATTACTGTtccatcctctctctccagGCTCGAGGGGAAGCTCATTATTAATTTCACATTTTCCAACATGGACTGTTGGAAGGTAAAACCAAGACACAGCATCTGTATAAATAATGATTTTGGATATTTTGTTATTCATCTAGAAGAGCTTCTGTCATTGGCACACTTTTTCAGCCAATGTGGagattttttgaagttttttatttttttacttaagtTCCAGACAAACCTCCTCATTCTGACCAGCCAGATCAAAGCCAAAACTGATTTGGTCTGCTGTGCTTCCAACTCTCCTTAATTGTATGATAACAGCTGACATCAGATTATCCAAAACACAATTAAAGGTTCATTTGCTGGTCATTAGAGGCGGGTTATTTAGCAACTtaagatgaaataaaatgcaGATGTTTTACCAGTGTTTGGGATTTAGTTCTTGCAAGTTCTGAGTTAAAACCAAACAATCAGCAGCAGGATTTCCCTGGTTTTATATTTCTTGATATTATAAAGATGATATTATCAGGTTGACTCAATCTGTTGTGCATTTTGTTactaaaatgtgacaaaaaatctATCATAGCATCTTCCTGTTAACAACACTTCTACCATTACCTCTAATTTTCCCCTCCCATTTTTTCCAGATCAGATATTGCACCACTCCTCAGCAGAGGTGTGGCCTCACACATACGTCTCCCAGGGCCACTActgcctctcctcctctgatgCCTGGGAGCCGATCAGCAATGATCCCTCTGGCGtggtgtctccccctgctggctCCTACGTTATGGGGACTGATGGGTATGACGGGCAGGCAGCAGCTCACTTTCTGtcacagcaacagcagcagcagtacacTCTCCAGCAGCAGAATCAACTACAACAGCTGCAGCAGATACATCAGATCCAGCAATACCAGCAACAGCAGCTCCTGCAGTATCAGCAACAACAGGTGGAGTCTCACTTCTGTGGGTGTGACACAGAGGTGTAGCccctgtgagagagagagagatttagtATGTGAGCATGTTTACTGTTGCATGTCTAAGTCACTCACATAGAAGAAGTTTGCACactatttaggtggcctgtagatatttagaaatatagctcgaggggaggatcttagctgaagagccacatattcaaaagaagcaaaatttccataagatatttgtgtacattggaatgagtaaTTAAACAGTGGCGACTCCatctcctttcttattcactctatttttttcactcataaaactgaagttagggggagCTGACTCGATGAGAACAGCatcactgttattatggtctaaccaggtttcagttaaaaacataaaatcaagattgtgcttaataatagaataatttattaaaaatgattttcctgccAAAGACCTGACATTTAGTAAGGCTAGTGTTAATGTGTTAAAATAATTATCTgtctcattttttgggacaggctgtggctgacgaggaatggatgctaaatttgctaAGTTTGCAGTTAGGTGCTTCTTCTTACTTAGcgtattcaccattctttttctaatACCTATCACGACATAAATTAAGGAAGAATTTAATACACAGGGCCCGGGCTTGTCCtggaaagagtcatgagtgcCACTAGGCGTGCAGCCTGGACCTGGCACATATCAGTTAAAGCTTGCTGCATTTTGTACGCAAGCAtacttatcagtttggggagaaggagttaGCTGCCATCCTTGAGGGGACAGAGGTGCCAGGCGTTTTACTTTCGGTGATTGGGTCAAAACGGGGGCAGTTTGATGCCGGGGGGCGAATGAtttgagaaggaaggggggTAAATTTGGTTCCAGCAtataccagctgcttcatctggtcagcgaactccaacatggggcaggggggaaagaggggaaaaGGTGAGTGGAGAGAGCGATGGCATGGGCGGGGTATACGGTTCCTCAAAGGCGTCGGGGTTGGTGAGGGTGTTTGTGAGGTGTTGGACGGGTGAAgaggggggttgagatttctcgTCTTTGctccatggtcaaatctttgctcaggtgggggctgtggtagatcactgccgcactttgttatgtcttcctcttgtttagATTcgtcttgtctcgtgtccttggccgagggagcagatgtgtggcgcagaaagtaaagtaggttagaggtgaacagctttactcctggcttgttaaggaaaagtccatctgctttaaaaagatgtctgcggtcccagaaaaagttaaaattgttaatgaactgcagagaatggacggtacatgcagttgaaagccatgtgttcagtgccaacagtccGCTgaatctctcagctcctcttCTGACTGGCAGTAGAGGGCCACTGATAAACACCTCCGtgtttagggagctgactgtgttcagcagatccAAGTCACGTTTCTGCAATTCAGACtgttgctttacaacatcatgtgactctatatgcagtataatgttcttcacagttgggtgtgctgccaCGATATCCaggattctttgggccaagtcagacaccatgtctttgggaaaacagagaaTTTTGgggtttttactgctttttacatcttttacagcagagtcacccacaatcagagtttgagGCCCAGTCGTATAAAGCAGTATTGATCACCAGCATAGTCAGACAGAGGTATACTGTAAACAGTTTGCTGTATTGCCTTCTTTTTGGCTGCCGgctttgtgtattttgtcaAACTGATTGATGCTGTGTCACCTCTGACTTGACAGTTTGTCATGGATAGACTCAGATcacagctctgcctctaactcTTCCTTCTCACCCTGTTTCTAGTCGCTGGAGCAAAGGCTGCACAGTGCCAACCACTCTTTGCAAGCAACGCCCAACAGCACCATCCACAGCCTGGTCCATCCCGTTCACCCACCATTGGTCGATCTGTGGAACACGGGGCAGATGGAGGCCTATCAGACGGACGCTGGAGGCTACATGGGTGTGGCGGCGATGGTGGAGCCGAGCCTCTGTGTTCCTTCTGGAGATGACATGGGAACAGAACACTCCCCGCTACTGGAGcagcaggaagaggaggaggaggaggaggtcaaGGTGAGGTGAACATAGGGTTAGATTACATAAAATGACATCCTCAGCAATTAATATTTGATCTGTGAAGTGCCAAGACCCTGTATAAGACCTTTTACACATGCAAATcatgtatcatcatcatcaaacttttattacagactcaaggtccaaatcacccacaacaatacataaatGCATATCCATAaacgcacatgcatacacacctacctacacatgtaataaatataaaaacaaaagaaaaaaaaaattatttaaaaagaaaattattattgtatttatgtatcaTTTATATTCATCAATTTTCAAATGATTCCATACGTTTTACGGATTTATTTCCAATCTAGACATGGATATGGGTGTGTTTCAATTAATGCCTGCGTGTTAAGAACCTTAAATGATttgttgattaattgattagtcagtctctgttttcagcttgtcaAATGTttggatttgctgcttttccgtttatatttttgtaaagaTAATATCACTGGGTTTGGGGCCTTATACAAATTGTGCTAGGCATTTGTCACACAGTTAATAGGCTAAACAATCACATAATTAAACAAAATACTAGATTAAGCCataatgtaaaaacagtaaTTAGTTTCAGCAGTATTAAGTGAACAATCAGTCACCTTTACCTTGCGTAACAACAGGGACTGGTTTGAAAACCCTGTTTAATTGGTGTTCTTGCAGGGAACTTTAAAGGGGCACGTCACAGATTTCCATCTACTCAGCATGTTAAAACAGTTGGACAGATAATTTCTTTTGTGGCTCTGGAGGAAGCTTTCCAAAGTACCGAAAAAATAACCCTGGTGATGTCAACAGAAAGCCTGTGTTACGAACGAGGGGTGTTGGGTTTGAAAGAAGTGGGCATTTATGATGCAGGGAGTGTCTAATGAAACATGCTTATGATATGCATTATGGGTTTTGTAGGATCCAGAGGTTTTGGAGCTTGACCCGTACTAGGGACTAAAATATCTCAGGCCTCTGTTGCCTCAATTGTAATCTCTATAAACAGATATGTGTTTATGAAGGCAGAATCTGTAGGCAATTGGACAATATTTAGGTATCGGAAGCTTCCTGGTTTATGTTTGTAGTCCGAGTAGTATTGACCAATCACATTTGAGTGGTTGCACGGACTGTTGACCTGCACGACAGTCCGTGTGGAAAGCGAAAGAGGCGGAACACATTGGCCAAAATGCAATCTTGGAACCCATTGGCTATCGTCTGACAgtgatttaactttttattatttaaaaaaaaaaatctgcattcatatgcagatgTCGGTTTATAGAGATAAAGGCTCTATGCAGAGCCTACGCCGTAGCCTTACGTAAGTGGCCTACGCTGTTGTGAGGATTTATACTTTTGCACTGGTGTGTCTGCGCTAATCTAGTGTATCTCTTTGAgagaataatgtgtgtgtgtgcgtggggagtgtgtggttgAGCGAGAGAGTGACGGGCATTAGCTCCGGAGCAAGTACCGACTCCGGCGGTGGAGacggagaaacaaagtgtctcccctgtgctttctgaccacggtctaAAAGCTGTAGcaagaagttaaccctctcctctATTACATGTTGTtcacggagaaggagaacctcGAAATGAGTAGGAGGAAATGTGCTACAAAGCCACAGCCAagtggaccaatcacagttgttgtgGTCTGCATCGCCACAATGCAAAGTTATATTTCTGGGGAGGTGCATGTCAGGCTACGGCGAAGGGTTTGGCGTAGGTTTCGTATATATGCGTACCTATAGCATAGATTCTatgcagaaccataaatcaggcTTTGGCCTAAAGGTCGTCTGGACCTAAAACAACGACAAAAAGTATCGATGTTTGTCTATtggtgttcttttttttatccgtTTCTTGTGAGTCCCCAACTTTATGGAAACGCATCAAGCTTTTCAGCAGCTGACTCAGATATTGTGGAGGCTGAAGCTTCCATTAAATATCCATCATGGTCAACTAAATATCAACTGTGATGGATTAACCTTTTGAAGCAAATCTTTCCCAGTCGATCTTCACACTGCTTGTTGTCTGAAAGATGGGAAATCAGTCTATAAACCTTTGGAAGGCATACCTTTAGCTAATGGGATAAAACCTACAAAATCACCTGTACGGACCCTTACTTATACTTTGCGGTTTAAAGGGTAATGTTGACTGAACCTTCTGTGTGTCTCGTCTGTCCTGATCAGGAGGAAGAGATTACAATGTGCATGGAGCCAGAGTTGGCCTCGTTGACTCCGCCCACGCAACTAGGGGATGCCTCTGGTGGCAGTAGTCCGGGGCAACCGCCGGCAGAGCCAATCACAGAGCGGAAGTCCTCCGATGTCACCTCCAGCCTCATTCAGAGGCtagagaaggaagaggaggaggggcagGGGCCAGCCACTTCCATGGCAACCAACTGAGTACCTGGCTTGTCAAGAGACTCCTAATTACAAACTGACCTGGGAGTCAGCAAGGAATGAGCgtaataatacaatatatatctATTAATCTGTTCCTTTTCAGGTAtcaaaaacacaactttttGGTTGCGAGATGAATTCTTCAAAATGGTGAGAAACAGATTTAGAGGTGGACTCAAAAGAGACAAAAGCTGATGCAACAAAGGACACCTATTTCTTTGTAAGCCTTACATCCCAAAGGTAATtgaagagaggaggatggagaaactgaagaggaggaggataaaAAAGGACGAAGAGCACTAACTGAACGAGAAATTTTCATCaggaaaatgaaaccatgttgAGATGAAGAGGAAGGGAAAGAAAACATGCATGCTTTTTATGAAGACAAACAATTCGACCCTGTCATtgtcttataataataataatgaaaaatccatcataataacacattataataagaataattttgtaataaagcaaaaaaaaaagaacaaatctATGTATAAGTGTATGATAAGATATAATAGTTTTCCTATGGGAGAACTAATCTGTTTACAGCTGTTACTCAACATATTAGTGTTTAATCAAATTCATTTCCCTGTTGCATCAAACACATTGTACCCACGTGTAATTAAAATTAGGTTCAGAAAATGTCAGCATTTCAGTGAAATGCAGATTACCGGCTAAAATAAATACTTCTATGATGTTGTGGCACCAGGATGCCCGAGGCACAACCCAGGGACAGGCCTGTCCTGCTGACTGCACTCATTAAACTGCACAGATAAGGATTGTACTGTAAGATAGTGGGCTTCCTACAGTCTCTCTGTATGCATGTTTCTTCAGAGCACTATGGAGTACCTGTACTATACAGCACTGTATAGACTTTGCACTGAACCATAGTATCCCAGGTGGGGCCACAGTGGGCCTGCAGTGAGTTTCATGACGGCAAAATAAAGACAGAGCAGTATAAGGGAATCTCTTTTGCACTGATGCAATCCAACAGATCAGAGGTTGCCTTTAGACTGTTAACGGTAGCCAGTACCCACTCTGACAACCAAAACCGAGCCACTTGACAACACACACCCtgagctgctttttttttctccacagacCTAGTCACTATAAAACGAGGATGATAACCACTATTTGAATGTACTGAAAGACAGACAGCAGTACATaagtacactttttttttttttggtctcctCACGGTCCACATGGGAAAGAGTCAAATGCTTTCTTAAGAAACAAAGATAAGTCTTTCAAACATGTGGGAGGGAGCTGTTGAAAATGGATTCACTGCTGGCTCCAccacacccacacccccacacccacccacacacacacccacccacacacacacacacacacacacacacacacccacacacacaaaatatctaAATTGTAACCAGCAATAGGCAGACAAAACACTGGCATCCCAACAGACCAGTGTCAGCTCTGTCGTATCGATGTAAATAGTATAAGTATATCAAAATTGCCTCTCACTTACAGTCAAAACTGTTCTAGTACAGtatgatttctttatttttttacacctcTCAGTCCCACTTTATTTCGGGATCGCTCTCAAGCTTACAATTTAGGCGTGAATTTAGTTTTGAAATGAAACTGAGGAATGTTTGTGTTAAGCGATCACTTAAACTAGAGTGTTTTATCTGGTGAATCTATCAGTGGGGGAAACAAAGACGAGCAGTAGGAGTAGTTTTTCTCTGATGGGGAGTACCTTCTCCTCTGACTTTGATGATTGTGTGAGAAACTTTTAAGATTCGGTTTATTGACttgaatgcatttatttattgattgctTCTTTATGCAATGTTGGggacaatgtttatttttctactGACTTGTTAAAATCCCTTCCAGTAGAAGTTAGAATAGTTGTCATGGTTGTAAAGCAGTCTTGTTTCGGTCTGGTTTTGAGCACTTTGCaccaagaaaaacaaacatgtttaaGAGATTAGAGATGGATAGTTTGGCAGCTctcaattattaacaaatctatcatcatttttatttcactaCAAGAATCCCTGTTTAGTAACTCATGAAAATGAGGGCTCAAAACTGCAAACAGAATGtctttacacattacacatattcatttatttattgaacaATTACTTGGTGGGGAGGAGTGATGTGACAGCTTGTACGGAGTCTATAATTTCATGTAGGTACCAACCCTTCTGGGAGCAGTATCTTTTTCTTTATGAGTCAGTTTTAAAAACATCATGTGGTGGAAAGACTATTGCTTTATATTTGTTGATGGTATAAACTGCGAGGCTAATTTGGGTTTGACTATTTGctaaaaaaagagtgaaagatATTAGTTCGTAAGAAATGGACTTGATGAAAAGACACTGCTTCTTGggttattttttgctttttttgtttgtttatcaaAATCTCAATGAATGAATAAACTAACAAAAAGCCAAATATATTATGTAGATGTTAAGGTTTACTGATCGCATCTTTGTTAACTGACCGGATGGCGATTGAGTTCTTCTTTTTGTATAATTCTACTGCCATCTTCCAAGAGTTACAGTAACTTTTCTGCAGGCATGACGCTCAAAATCTGCTTCTGATCCTCTgcctttctccttctctctctttgtatctgttctgtatatttgtgtctgtctgtatgtccgTCTGTCAGTGTAAAGTAAGTTGTCT
This window of the Perca flavescens isolate YP-PL-M2 chromosome 6, PFLA_1.0, whole genome shotgun sequence genome carries:
- the fam131bb gene encoding uncharacterized protein fam131bb isoform X5, coding for MMTEVWIRQGEGHSSVLSVRSGRWCASPEGWGAAWTFRIFMGRNQCVSRTMKERVTKPTAMAQGRVAHMIEWQNWGMSTVGPGGIPLPRITTQEREKERRLESDAYSDLSDGEKEARFTAGILQQFAISEATLMAWGSMDGDSRSGSNQGSVAHLSEINQESITSQDQILHHSSAEVWPHTYVSQGHYCLSSSDAWEPISNDPSGVVSPPAGSYVMGTDGYDGQAAAHFLSQQQQQQYTLQQQNQLQQLQQIHQIQQYQQQQLLQYQQQQSLEQRLHSANHSLQATPNSTIHSLVHPVHPPLVDLWNTGQMEAYQTDAGGYMGVAAMVEPSLCVPSGDDMGTEHSPLLEQQEEEEEEEVKEEEITMCMEPELASLTPPTQLGDASGGSSPGQPPAEPITERKSSDVTSSLIQRLEKEEEEGQGPATSMATN
- the fam131bb gene encoding uncharacterized protein fam131bb isoform X7; amino-acid sequence: MHRLQDTDGRWCASPEGWGAAWTFRIFMGRNQCVSRTMKERVTKPTAMAQGRVAHMIEWQNWGMSTVGPGGIPLPRITTQEREKERRLESDAYSDLSDGEKEARFTAGILQQFAISEATLMAWGSMDGDSRSGSNQGSVAHLSEINQESITSQDQILHHSSAEVWPHTYVSQGHYCLSSSDAWEPISNDPSGVVSPPAGSYVMGTDGYDGQAAAHFLSQQQQQQYTLQQQNQLQQLQQIHQIQQYQQQQLLQYQQQQSLEQRLHSANHSLQATPNSTIHSLVHPVHPPLVDLWNTGQMEAYQTDAGGYMGVAAMVEPSLCVPSGDDMGTEHSPLLEQQEEEEEEEVKEEEITMCMEPELASLTPPTQLGDASGGSSPGQPPAEPITERKSSDVTSSLIQRLEKEEEEGQGPATSMATN
- the fam131bb gene encoding bromodomain-containing protein DDB_G0280777 isoform X8, which produces MHRLQDTDGRWCASPEGWGAGVSRTMKERVTKPTAMAQGRVAHMIEWQNWGMSTVGPGGIPLPRITTQEREKERRLESDAYSDLSDGEKEARFTAGILQQFAISEATLMAWGSMDGDSRSGSNQGSVAHLSEINQESITSQDQILHHSSAEVWPHTYVSQGHYCLSSSDAWEPISNDPSGVVSPPAGSYVMGTDGYDGQAAAHFLSQQQQQQYTLQQQNQLQQLQQIHQIQQYQQQQLLQYQQQQSLEQRLHSANHSLQATPNSTIHSLVHPVHPPLVDLWNTGQMEAYQTDAGGYMGVAAMVEPSLCVPSGDDMGTEHSPLLEQQEEEEEEEVKEEEITMCMEPELASLTPPTQLGDASGGSSPGQPPAEPITERKSSDVTSSLIQRLEKEEEEGQGPATSMATN